In the Pontibacillus sp. HMF3514 genome, ATTGTTCAGGGTAATACTGTTTAAAATACTTGAAATACAGTGCTTCTTGTTTACTTCTAAGTTCAATAGAAGCTTCTTTTTGTAACTGCTTGAATTCCTGATCATTAATATGTTCATTTGCATAGTTTTCAAGAATATCAAGTGCACCGCTGCCTTCAGAGAACTCTTCTTTCTTTCTCCATAACACGTGCTCAGGAAGCATATTATTAAAGGATTTGCGGAGAATCGTTTTCTCCATTTGCTCTTCAGTATGAAGCTTAAGATTCGCGGGGATCTCAAGAGCATCCTGAATAAGGTCTAAATCTAAGAAAGGAACACGTAATTCAAGGGAATGTGCCATGCTCATGCGATCGGCACGTTGCAAATTAATATTATGAAGTGTATTGATGACCCGAATGATTTCATCGTTTAGCGTTTCAGTAGTATCAAATTTCTTCATATAATCATAACCAGCAAACAGTTCGTCTGCACCTTCTCCAGATAAAATAACCTTCACATGCTGGGATGCAAGCTTGGAAACAAAGTAGTTTGGTAGCGCACTGCGTACTAGAGATGGCTCATAGGATTCTAGAGCATAAATCACCTTTGGAATAGCTTCAATCAATTCATCAGGTGTATAAACATACTCATAGTGCTCTGTTCCGATTGCTTCTGCTACATCACGAGCTCTTTTAAGATCAACACTTCCTTCTGAACCGACACAGAATGACTTAACTGGCTTGTCACTTTTGTTTAACTTCGCTGCAATTGCCGCAATTAAACTACTATCTAAACCACCGCTTAAGAGTACACCTACTTCAACATCAGCTAACAAACGTTTCTCAACAGCATTCGTTAATTGCTCATGGATGATAGAAGTATATGCTTCTTCAACTTTTTCTTCTGTGATTGAAGGACTTTCAATGCGACGATAGCAAACAAACCCAGTTTCTGGAGTATAGTAATGGCCTGCTGGGAATTCGTGCACATCTTTTGTAACAAGATATAACGTTTTAAGTTCAGAAGAGAAAATATAATTGCCATCGGTATCGATTCCATAATAAAGCGGTTTGATACCCAAAGTATCTCTTGCTGCCACAAACGTATTATTCTTTTCATCCGCAATAAAAAAGGCAAACATGCCGTCTAATTGTTTAATGCCTTCGACACCATATTGTTCATATATTTTAAGAGCTGACTCACTATCTGATTCAGTTAAAAAAGACACGTCTGATGCTT is a window encoding:
- the asnB gene encoding asparagine synthase B; its protein translation is MCGIFAMTSHIDKSVMNEVLDSMKHRGPDEGKEVPLEKFHLGHQRLSIIGLEDGIQPIHNQDESKWIVCNGEIYNYPKLKQKLEASDVSFLTESDSESALKIYEQYGVEGIKQLDGMFAFFIADEKNNTFVAARDTLGIKPLYYGIDTDGNYIFSSELKTLYLVTKDVHEFPAGHYYTPETGFVCYRRIESPSITEEKVEEAYTSIIHEQLTNAVEKRLLADVEVGVLLSGGLDSSLIAAIAAKLNKSDKPVKSFCVGSEGSVDLKRARDVAEAIGTEHYEYVYTPDELIEAIPKVIYALESYEPSLVRSALPNYFVSKLASQHVKVILSGEGADELFAGYDYMKKFDTTETLNDEIIRVINTLHNINLQRADRMSMAHSLELRVPFLDLDLIQDALEIPANLKLHTEEQMEKTILRKSFNNMLPEHVLWRKKEEFSEGSGALDILENYANEHINDQEFKQLQKEASIELRSKQEALYFKYFKQYYPEQSIFDTIGKWATA